Part of the bacterium genome is shown below.
GATCTCCTGGGAGATCGCCATCTGCCCCTTGCGGAGCAGGTCGAAGACGTGCTCGAGCGTGTGGGCGAACCGCTCGAGCTCTTCGAAGCCGAACATGGCCCCGTTGCCCTTGAGCGTGTGCAGCGCGCGGAACGCGCGCGCGATCTGCTCCTGGTCACCCGGGCAGCCCTCGAGCTCCAGGAGGGCCGCCTCCATGTCGACCAGCAGTTCGCGCGCCTCGTCGCGGAAGGCGTCGACGAGGGACTCGGTGATCTCGTCCATCGGCTCCATGATAGCATCGGGAGCGGCAGGGCCGCCGCCAGCGGCGCTAGGCGGCCGCCCCGCAGTCGCCGTCGGCCCAGACCAGCTCCTGCCCGGAGCGCGAGTACAGCCGCGCCCCGATCAGCGTCGCGGCGGCCTGCGCCGCGAGCAGGCCGAGGATCTCCTCGTCCAGCCCGGTGAACTCCGGCTTCTGCGTGAGGAGCCGGTGGATGCTGATGGCGCCGACCGTCCGCTCCTCGAGCTTGAGCGGGACGCAGCAGAGGGGATCGCCGTCGCGCCGCTCCCGGCCGAACCACGAATTGCCGGCGCGCAGCGAATCGAGCGCCTCGGCGGGAATGCGCGGCCGCACGCCGTCCTCGAGGCCGCTCTCGTCCGTGAGGCTCAGCAGCGTCATCCGGCCGCTCGCCCCGTCGACGAGCCAGAGCGCGAACGCCTCGGCGCCGACGAGGTTCAGGAGGATCTCGCGCACGACGCTCAGCGCCGTCTCCTCGTCGAGCGTCGAGTGCAGCTGGTACCCCGAGACGTAGAGGTTGAGGAGGTTCTCGTTCTGGCGCTCGACCTCCTGGTAGCGCTCGCGGAAGTCCTCGCTCTGCCGGTTGAGCTGGTCGAACCGGGTCTTGATCTCCTCGAGCTGCCGGCGCAGCTGGAAGTTCTCCGACATCACGTCGCCGGCCCGGCTCGCGTGCTCCTGGCGCGACCGCACCAGCTCCTGCTCGAGGTGCAGCACCTTGTAGCGCAGCAGCTCGTTCTCCCGCATGACCTCCTCGACGAAGGCCTTGCTGCGGTTGTAGGCGCGGACCACCGAGCCGGCGCCCGCCGGCCCCTCACCCGGATCCCGCTCGACCTTCTGGGCCATGGCCTCCCCCTCCCCGCCCGGCCGCGTCACGCGGCGAGGACCTGAGCGATGGCCGCCGCCACCGCGGCGCCGTTGATCGGCTTGGTGAGATAGGTGTTCGCGCCGAGCTCGAGCCCCCGCTCCCGGTCGCCCTCGCTCCCCTTGGTGGTCACGACGATGATCGGGACCGCCGAGGACAGCTCGCTCCGGATCGCGGTGATGAGGCCCAGGCCGTCGAGACGCGGCATGTTGACGTCCGTCACGACGAGGTCGAACTGCTTGGCCCGCAGCTGCTCGAGCGCGACGACCCCGTCCGGGGCCTCGGTGACATGGCAGGCCATGTGCTTGGTCAGCACCATCCGCATCAGCTGACGCATCGTCGAGGAATCGTCCACCACCAGGATCTCCTTCACGACACCCTCCTTCCGTCTCCGCTGTCCGCGGCGCCCCTGCGGCCCCGGTCAGCGCGGCGTTTCATCCATCGCGCCTTGCGCTCGCGCTCACATTTCGGCGTGGACGAATGCAAGGACGAGACCAGAGGCGCAGGCGGTGCCCAATTCAGGGGCGCCAGCCCCGGGGCGGGCGCGGACGCGGGAAATTCGCGGGGGCGGAACCGCTTTCGCCCCCACGCTTCACGGTTGCAGCGCCGGGGCGGTATCCTCCTGGGGCGCAGGGAAGGTCTTGATCCGTGCCATGGCACAGTGGTGTGCCAGGCCGGCTGTGCCAATGTCACACCGGAGACCGGCCGCCGACGCCCACGGACGTGCGCACCTTCATCTGTTCCGCCGCTCCGGGGTAGAGGACGCCCGTGCACTCGGGGCAGATTCCGTGCGTCAACGCCGCATGCGTGTGCTGCCCGAGATACTCCTCGAGGCTGCTCCACGCGCCGCGATCGTCGCGGACCTTTCTGCAGGAACAGCAGATGGGGAGCATCCCGGTGAGCGTCCTGACCCTGCGCAGCGCCTCCTCGAGCTCGCCCTGGCGGGCGCGCAGCGCGCGCGCGGAGGCGTCGCGGGTCGCTTCCAGGGCGGAGGCGAACAGCGTCACGAGCAGGTAGGTGACGAGGAACCGCAACACGAGCGACGGCGGGCTGGCGCCCGACCCGGTGGCGAG
Proteins encoded:
- a CDS encoding Hpt domain-containing protein, translated to MEPMDEITESLVDAFRDEARELLVDMEAALLELEGCPGDQEQIARAFRALHTLKGNGAMFGFEELERFAHTLEHVFDLLRKGQMAISQEIIDLTLGAKDRLLALLTVAGESPEEVREREDIGARIARVLEAAGQAGTAAGGAPAIPVPSRPAPGPPPGA
- a CDS encoding GAF domain-containing protein produces the protein MAQKVERDPGEGPAGAGSVVRAYNRSKAFVEEVMRENELLRYKVLHLEQELVRSRQEHASRAGDVMSENFQLRRQLEEIKTRFDQLNRQSEDFRERYQEVERQNENLLNLYVSGYQLHSTLDEETALSVVREILLNLVGAEAFALWLVDGASGRMTLLSLTDESGLEDGVRPRIPAEALDSLRAGNSWFGRERRDGDPLCCVPLKLEERTVGAISIHRLLTQKPEFTGLDEEILGLLAAQAAATLIGARLYSRSGQELVWADGDCGAAA
- a CDS encoding response regulator; this encodes MKEILVVDDSSTMRQLMRMVLTKHMACHVTEAPDGVVALEQLRAKQFDLVVTDVNMPRLDGLGLITAIRSELSSAVPIIVVTTKGSEGDRERGLELGANTYLTKPINGAAVAAAIAQVLAA